From a region of the Lactuca sativa cultivar Salinas chromosome 4, Lsat_Salinas_v11, whole genome shotgun sequence genome:
- the LOC111919233 gene encoding BTB/POZ domain-containing protein At3g50780: protein MAEIRLTKVEQGQTKIRNVPIAVTPEGFWCCPSPVMFQKTLKAQHPLNKPKSSSSPPTKTPTDQKKHSSELDKKPSRSSSKSETQTVVPDDQRKNGFEPPVVLAASVVGERTAVRPNTENLPRKVSIEFGEPGTGDLKVVLKGRQGFTVKLSVHKTVLQENSSFFAEKLLAQHPSFHCIEVDDCEDVETYVETVGLMYCKELKQRLIKQSVSRVLRILKVAEVLGFKTCIESCLEFLEAVPWVGEEEEERVVSSILHLKHESTGVNPILKRVSSDVSKPQKDTLSHVLHLVLKSTEEKGRREMKTVVSKLLRENNKSTTSVDLHDTIYTSCKASLTALLLLFRQLASPEFVAQPPEIKDPAVKQMVLESDNLSWLLDILADRNSADEFAVMWAGQQELAGLHCRVPLVNRYHVSCITARLFVGIGRGEVLPCKDTRHLLLKTWLQPLIDDYRWLQHGCKSFDRKVVEEGIGRTILTLPLEDQQIILLGWLSSFLKLGDNCPNLQKAFEVWWRRTFVRPYVES, encoded by the exons ATGGCGGAAATTAGACTAACGAAGGTAGAACAAGGGCAGACGAAGATTAGAAATGTGCCGATTGCTGTAACTCCAGAAGGATTCTGGTGTTGTCCTTCTCCTGTTATGTTTCAAAAAACCCTAAAAGCACAACACCCTTTAAACAAACCCAAATCATCATCTTCTCCACCTACCAAAACTCCCACCGATCAGAAGAAACATTCATCAGAACTCGATAAAAAACCATCGCGTTCATCTTCAAAGTCGGAAACTCAAACTGTCGTTCCCGATGATCAACGGAAAAACGGTTTTGAACCACCTGTTGTTCTTGCTGCATCTGTCGTCGGCGAGAGAACCGCCGTCCGGCCAAACACAGAAAATTTGCCGAGAAAAGTATCGATCGAGTTTGGTGAACCTGGAACAGGTGATTTGAAGGTGGTTTTAAAAGGTCGACAGGGGTTTACTGTGAAATTGAGTGTTCATAAGACTGTTCTTCAAGAAAATAGTTCGTTTTTTGCTGAGAAATTATTAGCACAGCATCCGAGCTTCCATTGTATCGAAGTTGATGATTGTGAAGATGTTGAAACATATGTCGAGACTGTTGGGTTGATGTATTGTAAAGAGTTGAAGCAAAGGTTGATCAAACAAAGTGTTTCTAGGGTTCTTCGAATCCTTAAG GTTGCGGAGGTACTCGGATTCAAAACATGCATTGAATCATGCCTAGAGTTTCTAGAAGCCGTCCCATGGGTAggcgaggaagaagaagaacgtgTTGTATCCTCAATTTTACACCTCAAACACGAGTCAACCGGGGTCAACCCAATCCTTAAACGCGTATCATCGGACGTATCAAAACCTCAAAAAGACACGCTCTCACACGTCCTCCACCTCGTACTCAAAAGCACCGAAGAAAAAGGACGCCGCGAAATGAAAACAGTCGTCTCAAAACTCCTCCGTGAAAACAACAAGTCAACCACCTCAGTTGACCTCCACGACACCATTTACACATCGTGTAAAGCCTCGTTGACTGCTTTACTGCTCCTATTCCGGCAACTGGCGTCGCCAGAGTTCGTAGCGCAACCGCCGGAAATCAAAGATCCGGCGGTCAAACAAATGGTGTTGGAGTCCGACAACCTGTCGTGGCTCCTTGATATATTAGCTGACCGAAACTCAGCTGATGAGTTCGCGGTCATGTGGGCCGGCCAGCAGGAGCTGGCCGGCCTACATTGTAGGGTTCCACTAGTGAACCGTTACCATGTCAGCTGTATTACAGCTAGATTGTTTGTGGGTATTGGAAGAGGGGAGGTTTTACCGTGTAAAGACACGCGACACTTGCTTTTAAAGACTTGGTTACAACCGTTGATCGATGATTATAGATGGTTGCAACATGGGTGTAAGTCGTTTGATCGgaaggtggtggaggaggggatCGGGAGGACTATATTAACACTCCCGCTCGAGGATCAGCAGATTATTTTGCTTGGGTGGTTGAGTAGTTTCTTGAAATTAGGTGATAATTGCCCGAATCTTCAAAAGGCTTTTGAGGTTTGGTGGCGTAGAACGTTTGTTAGACCTTATGTTGAATCATGA